TGTTCAACATATCTATCTGAGTCTTCTTCACtatggtggttccttcatggGTGATCTGAAGTttgtcccagatttcctttgccattgtgcatcgtgatacccaTCGGTATTCctcgaagctgatagcacagttgagcagATTGATATCCTTAGCATTGAGctccaccttctttctgtcttctTCGGTCCAGGTTGCTTCAGGTTTGAAAGAGATTACTCCTTCTGCACTTGTGGTGGTTGGGAATTGGGGACCCTCCAGGATGATCTTCCAAAGTTTGTAGTCTACTGCTTGCACAAAAATCTTCATCCTCCTTCCAAAAGGTGtagtttttcccattgaaaagaggaggtctgttgcttgactgtCCTTTTGTCAGGTTGTAGGAAACCAGATTTGAGCCACTGTTCTCTGCCATCTGGATCTTTTTTCCAAGCTActaagcttaatctctttgagaccaagctctgataccaattgatggtttcagtggctaagagaaggggggttgaatcttagcccctttttcacCTAATAACACTTGCTGGTCTTTGAAACAACTTCTGGAGACTTTTTGATTTTTGTCTCGTACCCAGCCAcaagactttttctttttatctcgtGATCcggcacgagatatttttcagttttatctcctgtgcagcagaatcagaaatggagtagaagagagaaaaaattacacccagatatatcccgGTTCAGCtactaagtgcagtgcagcctacatccagtctccatcacaacaatgatggaatttcactataaccATCTttgattacaaacaccaattctccctaggaactacccttcctatctggGATAAGTCTAGAATCTAAACTCAATCCTAAACTTGACTTGGTTTCTGCCAAGCTTTCTActgcaaagtgctaacccaacttgcaaggggattcccacagaatcatgaaacacaacacagatgtacaaaggaactctaaggacatctatggcttttttcttttaattttgcactctctacCTTTTTTTGCTCTATGgcttttcttacaaacctcactgtttgcctttttccatgagactcaagacatgacaaaattaaacataaaattataaaacagaatacattgaaggagaagaaaatctgctagcttaggtagctatgagaacactgtgccttgcactctcactccTTGTTTCAAGCCCTGGCTATTTTCCCTTATATAGAGGGGAAGCCTCCACGGTTGAAACCAAATAAACCAagctaaacttcttcttcttcatgcaaaaccggttcggccagagagagaggagaagtaACCGAATGTAataaccaacatgcaattacctctggtTCTTCCTTGGTCACCAATAATCATCAATCCGAGCCTTCCATCTTGTCTTGCACTCCAAGATGAAATCCTAGCCCTTGATGCATGCTTGATGATGACAGCTCCTCCTGCTCCacttttgcttcctcc
The Arachis duranensis cultivar V14167 chromosome 5, aradu.V14167.gnm2.J7QH, whole genome shotgun sequence genome window above contains:
- the LOC107490201 gene encoding uncharacterized protein LOC107490201, with protein sequence MGKTTPFGRRMKIFVQAVDYKLWKIILEGPQFPTTTSAEGVISFKPEATWTEEDRKKVELNAKDINLLNCAISFEEYRWVSRCTMAKEIWDKLQITHEGTTIVKKTQIDMLNKEYEIFAMKEEESIDELFERFNIIIVGLDAMGITYPDSVLKIEKFKERDKEAAQENKRKISAR